In one window of Coralliovum pocilloporae DNA:
- a CDS encoding Na(+)/H(+) antiporter subunit B: protein MRTVIFRTIAPYLTALMVLFSIFVTLRGHNEPGGGFIGGLIAASAIAIYGVAAGVSSVRRSIYYHPMAFSGFGLFMAAIAGLPSLWERVPFLTGLWVFPEIFGVELALSTPLIFDLGVYFVVMGALSSIALALEEREDK from the coding sequence ATGAGAACGGTGATCTTCCGAACCATTGCCCCCTATCTGACGGCACTGATGGTTCTGTTCTCGATTTTCGTGACCCTGCGTGGCCATAACGAGCCGGGCGGCGGGTTTATCGGCGGCCTGATTGCGGCATCAGCCATTGCCATCTACGGGGTGGCTGCTGGCGTCTCCTCTGTCCGGCGGTCCATTTATTATCACCCGATGGCCTTTTCAGGCTTCGGGTTGTTTATGGCGGCGATTGCCGGTCTTCCCTCTCTCTGGGAGCGAGTGCCGTTTCTGACCGGTCTCTGGGTTTTCCCGGAAATCTTCGGGGTAGAGCTGGCCCTTTCGACGCCGCTTATCTTTGATCTCGGGGTTTATTTCGTGGTGATGGGGGCGCTCAGCTCCATTGCCCTGGCGCTTGAGGAAAGGGAGGACAAATAA
- a CDS encoding Na+/H+ antiporter subunit C encodes METALSALVGLFFAASIYLMLSSYTIRILLGVALLGNAVNLLIFTAGRITREVPPIIAPDQQVPDVVTANPLPQALILTAIVISFSFFAFLLVLAFRAYQALETDNTNQMRTAEPEGERVPPTSY; translated from the coding sequence ATGGAAACCGCTCTTTCTGCGCTCGTGGGCCTGTTCTTTGCGGCCTCCATCTATCTGATGCTGTCGAGCTACACGATCCGCATTCTGCTGGGTGTGGCTCTGCTGGGCAATGCGGTGAACCTGCTGATTTTCACGGCAGGCCGGATCACCCGTGAAGTGCCGCCGATCATTGCACCGGATCAACAGGTGCCGGATGTGGTGACAGCCAATCCGCTGCCACAGGCTCTCATCCTGACAGCCATTGTGATTTCGTTCTCCTTCTTTGCCTTCCTGCTGGTCCTGGCTTTCCGGGCCTATCAGGCACTTGAGACGGATAATACCAACCAGATGCGCACAGCCGAGCCGGAAGGCGAACGCGTGCCGCCAACCAGCTATTGA
- a CDS encoding Na+/H+ antiporter subunit D: MAGKSDHAVDISKAMVVEPVALGDMLVIAPICITIIAGALLLMFRKNISLHPTLAFLALAGLVVSNSALVMRIMDTGPITMTMGRWLPPFGISFSVDLLGATLTLIASVVALAVSIYAAIDIDKVGRRYGFYPFLMLLMTGVSGAFLTGDIFNLYVWFEVLLISSFGLIVLGSEKVQLDGAVKYALLNLIATTLFLVATGYLYGTLGTLNMADITIKVSKLDDTAPINTIAALYALAFAMKAAAFPVNFWLPASYHTPRIVVSAVFAGLLTKVGVYALLRTLVMIMPAARDQYADILLFVAIFTMLAGVLGALAQNDVRRLLGYLVISGIGSMMAGVALGEQLGLSGAILYAIHSIIVMTGLYLALGVVMRLSGGRYNLAELGGAYQASSYLSAIFIVLAFAVAGLPPFSGFWPKVMLVSAALDAEQNLLAGVILLAGLLTSIAIFRVWAHAFWRSGPIGTPDGNDGPALEPVARSDRWSLYLPVTVLTGIVIALGVWPEPVFQVAGSSALGLIHPGDYLSSVFGGAR, from the coding sequence ATGGCAGGCAAGAGCGATCACGCTGTTGATATTTCCAAGGCAATGGTAGTCGAGCCGGTCGCGCTCGGTGACATGCTGGTTATCGCGCCGATCTGTATCACCATCATTGCCGGGGCACTGCTTCTGATGTTCCGCAAGAATATCAGTCTTCATCCCACTCTGGCTTTCCTGGCGCTTGCGGGGCTCGTTGTCTCCAACAGTGCGCTGGTGATGCGGATTATGGATACGGGGCCGATCACCATGACCATGGGGCGCTGGTTGCCGCCCTTCGGTATTTCCTTTTCGGTGGACCTGCTCGGCGCAACGCTGACCCTGATTGCATCCGTCGTCGCTCTGGCGGTCAGCATCTACGCGGCAATAGACATTGACAAGGTCGGCAGACGCTACGGCTTCTATCCGTTTCTCATGCTGCTGATGACAGGTGTTTCAGGGGCGTTTCTCACAGGCGATATCTTCAATCTCTATGTGTGGTTTGAGGTCTTGCTGATCTCCTCTTTCGGTCTGATCGTGCTTGGCTCGGAAAAGGTGCAGCTGGATGGTGCCGTCAAATATGCTCTGCTGAACCTGATTGCCACGACCCTGTTTCTGGTGGCGACCGGCTATCTCTATGGAACGCTTGGCACCCTGAATATGGCCGATATCACCATCAAGGTCAGCAAGCTGGATGATACAGCGCCGATCAACACGATTGCCGCACTTTATGCGCTGGCTTTTGCCATGAAGGCTGCGGCATTCCCCGTCAATTTCTGGCTTCCGGCCTCCTATCATACACCGCGTATTGTGGTCTCTGCGGTCTTCGCCGGGCTTCTGACCAAGGTTGGTGTCTATGCTCTGCTGAGAACACTGGTGATGATCATGCCGGCCGCGCGTGACCAGTATGCGGATATCCTGCTTTTTGTGGCGATTTTCACCATGCTGGCAGGTGTTCTTGGGGCTCTTGCGCAGAATGACGTGAGACGGCTCCTGGGCTATCTGGTGATCTCCGGCATCGGCTCCATGATGGCCGGTGTTGCCCTTGGTGAGCAACTTGGCCTCTCCGGTGCCATTCTCTATGCGATCCATTCCATCATCGTGATGACCGGGCTCTATCTGGCTCTTGGGGTTGTCATGCGCCTGTCTGGCGGGCGGTACAATCTGGCAGAACTGGGGGGTGCCTATCAGGCGAGTTCCTATCTGTCGGCCATTTTCATTGTTCTGGCCTTTGCGGTTGCCGGTCTGCCGCCATTCTCAGGCTTCTGGCCCAAGGTGATGCTGGTCAGTGCGGCGCTTGATGCAGAACAGAACCTGCTGGCCGGTGTCATTCTTCTGGCGGGCCTGCTCACATCAATTGCCATTTTCCGGGTCTGGGCTCATGCCTTCTGGCGCAGCGGACCGATTGGCACGCCGGACGGCAATGATGGCCCGGCGCTTGAACCTGTTGCCAGATCTGACCGGTGGAGCCTTTACCTGCCAGTGACGGTGCTGACAGGCATTGTTATTGCGCTTGGCGTCTGGCCGGAGCCTGTCTTCCAGGTTGCTGGCAGCAGTGCGCTGGGCTTAATCCATCCCGGTGATTATCTTTCATCCGTCTTCGGAGGTGCCAGATGA
- a CDS encoding Na+/H+ antiporter subunit E gives MTGLFLINVLMAIAWGAVTGSFDPVNLLFGFVLSMLALLLIREQIGTVGYFRRARKITGLAGLFLYELVLSAVRVFVIVIRPDMNLKPAVFAYPLTVDRDFEITLLANLITLTPGTLSVDVSEDRKTLFVHAVDGADVDATIADIRNGFERKIMEAFR, from the coding sequence ATGACAGGACTGTTTCTTATCAATGTTCTGATGGCGATTGCCTGGGGGGCGGTCACAGGTTCGTTCGACCCGGTCAATCTGCTGTTCGGCTTTGTGCTCAGCATGCTGGCGCTACTGCTGATCCGGGAGCAGATCGGGACGGTCGGCTATTTCCGCCGGGCGCGCAAGATAACGGGTCTGGCCGGACTGTTCCTGTATGAACTGGTCCTGTCGGCAGTGCGGGTTTTCGTGATTGTCATCCGCCCGGATATGAATCTGAAACCGGCTGTTTTCGCCTATCCTCTGACGGTCGACAGGGATTTCGAGATTACATTGCTTGCTAACCTCATCACGCTGACACCGGGCACACTGTCTGTTGATGTCTCTGAGGACAGAAAGACCCTGTTCGTTCATGCTGTCGACGGTGCCGATGTGGACGCGACTATTGCTGACATCCGCAATGGTTTTGAGCGCAAGATTATGGAGGCGTTCCGCTGA
- a CDS encoding cation:proton antiporter, with product MTIDSFFDACITLSLLLLCLSFLAIIVRIVRGPTLPDRILALDMLVAVGIGFIAVIGLKTGYTLYLDIAIALGLVGFLATVAFARFVLHRGQASEQTDQIEKSQPESAQPESAQSEGNPS from the coding sequence ATGACCATAGACAGTTTCTTTGACGCCTGTATCACCCTTTCGCTGCTGTTGCTGTGCCTGTCCTTTCTGGCGATTATTGTGCGCATCGTACGTGGCCCGACATTGCCGGACCGGATACTCGCGCTTGATATGCTGGTGGCTGTTGGTATCGGCTTTATCGCGGTGATCGGTCTTAAGACCGGCTATACGCTCTATCTGGATATCGCTATTGCGCTTGGACTGGTTGGCTTCCTGGCGACCGTGGCCTTTGCCCGGTTTGTTCTGCATCGTGGTCAGGCATCCGAACAGACGGATCAGATAGAGAAGAGCCAGCCAGAAAGTGCCCAGCCTGAGAGTGCCCAGAGTGAGGGGAACCCATCATGA
- the mnhG gene encoding monovalent cation/H(+) antiporter subunit G: MIFSVLEALSAVLVLIGALFALVASIGILRFPDLYTRMHAASKAGTLGSGLMLLALAIHSLEPDVVTRALAGIIFFLLTAPISSHLLARAAYVVGYKPWDGTVRDDYKDYLDKGGQ, encoded by the coding sequence ATGATCTTTAGTGTACTGGAAGCCCTGAGCGCAGTTCTGGTGTTGATTGGAGCTCTTTTTGCTCTGGTTGCCTCAATCGGTATCCTCAGATTTCCCGATCTCTACACCCGGATGCATGCGGCTTCAAAAGCGGGGACACTCGGGTCTGGCCTGATGCTGCTGGCATTGGCCATCCACTCCCTGGAGCCGGATGTGGTGACACGCGCTCTGGCAGGTATAATCTTCTTCCTGCTGACCGCACCTATTTCGTCTCACCTTCTGGCACGGGCGGCCTATGTGGTCGGTTACAAGCCTTGGGACGGGACTGTTCGCGATGACTACAAGGACTATCTGGACAAGGGTGGTCAATAA
- a CDS encoding MucR family transcriptional regulator: MSEEIDTDHLIELTADIVSAYVSNNAVASADLPGLITEVHAALERTVGVEEEPEPEPLRPAVSIRKSINPDYIICLEDGKKFKSLKRHLRTHYNMSPEEYREKWGLPTDYPMVAPNYAAARSELAKKMGLGQQRRKRGR; this comes from the coding sequence ATGTCCGAAGAAATAGACACCGATCACCTTATTGAGCTGACCGCTGATATTGTATCTGCGTATGTGAGTAATAATGCTGTCGCATCAGCTGATCTTCCCGGGCTGATCACAGAAGTTCATGCTGCTCTTGAGCGTACTGTCGGTGTTGAAGAAGAGCCAGAGCCGGAGCCGCTCCGCCCGGCTGTTTCGATCCGTAAGTCAATCAATCCAGATTACATTATTTGTCTGGAAGACGGCAAAAAGTTCAAATCCCTGAAGCGTCACCTGCGCACCCATTACAACATGTCTCCGGAAGAATACCGCGAGAAATGGGGTCTGCCGACAGACTATCCAATGGTTGCCCCGAACTATGCTGCCGCTCGTTCAGAGCTGGCGAAGAAAATGGGCCTCGGCCAGCAGCGCCGCAAGCGCGGACGGTAA
- a CDS encoding helix-turn-helix domain-containing protein, whose protein sequence is MSTGLSGSRSNGTVESKWVTAACLQTMFVVAAAFRLSLDDLRGTSRGSAEVAFGRQVAMYLSHVSLGLSLTDVGREFTRDRTTVAHACRTVEDQRDDPRTEAVLSCLEATLKFWFITIGKDMQS, encoded by the coding sequence GTGTCCACTGGTCTCAGCGGAAGCCGCAGTAACGGAACCGTGGAAAGTAAATGGGTAACGGCAGCCTGCCTGCAAACAATGTTCGTAGTGGCCGCAGCGTTTCGGTTGTCGCTGGATGATCTGCGGGGAACAAGCAGGGGATCAGCTGAGGTTGCGTTTGGCAGGCAGGTTGCGATGTACCTGTCCCACGTCAGCCTTGGTTTGAGTCTCACGGATGTGGGACGGGAGTTTACCCGTGACCGCACCACAGTGGCGCATGCGTGCCGGACAGTAGAAGATCAGAGGGATGATCCTCGGACAGAGGCGGTTCTGTCCTGTCTCGAAGCCACACTGAAATTCTGGTTCATCACAATTGGCAAGGATATGCAGTCATGA